Proteins encoded within one genomic window of Mesorhizobium sp. AR10:
- a CDS encoding uracil-DNA glycosylase, giving the protein MTAASRNNQPDLRDLLAFYASAGVDEALEEAPVNRFAEAAPRPAERAPATTAPSPPTGESAAPQRSTSFSRAETGERPNAAPAARAPSATATVPDEAQAALARQLAATAATLDELRQHMAAFDGCNLKFTAKNLVFADGNPDAAVMLVGEAPGRDEDIEGLPFVGRSGRLLDRMLAAIGLDRTSVYIANVIPWRPPGNRTPTPHETEICRPFIERQIELVNPKVLVNLGGPSAKTLLNTTEGILRLRGNWRVHTTASGTAIPAMPTLHPAYLLRTPAHKKLAWRDFLEVKAKLRALG; this is encoded by the coding sequence ATGACTGCCGCTTCCCGAAACAACCAACCCGACCTGCGCGACCTGCTGGCTTTCTATGCCAGCGCGGGCGTCGATGAGGCGCTTGAAGAGGCGCCAGTGAACAGGTTTGCCGAGGCTGCCCCCAGGCCGGCGGAACGCGCGCCTGCGACAACCGCGCCGTCTCCGCCGACTGGCGAAAGCGCGGCGCCACAACGCTCGACGAGCTTCTCACGCGCCGAAACCGGCGAAAGGCCAAATGCGGCACCGGCGGCGCGCGCACCGTCCGCCACCGCGACGGTGCCCGACGAGGCTCAAGCGGCCCTGGCGCGGCAGCTGGCGGCGACGGCGGCTACCCTTGACGAGCTTCGCCAGCACATGGCGGCATTCGACGGCTGCAACCTCAAATTCACCGCCAAGAACCTGGTGTTCGCCGACGGCAATCCTGACGCCGCGGTGATGCTGGTCGGCGAAGCACCCGGCCGCGACGAGGATATCGAAGGATTGCCCTTCGTCGGCCGCTCGGGTCGGTTGCTCGACCGCATGCTGGCCGCCATCGGCCTTGACCGGACTTCGGTCTACATCGCCAATGTCATTCCCTGGCGGCCGCCGGGCAACCGCACGCCAACGCCGCACGAGACCGAGATCTGCCGGCCGTTCATCGAACGGCAGATCGAACTGGTCAATCCGAAGGTTCTGGTCAATCTGGGCGGTCCCTCGGCAAAGACCTTGCTCAACACCACCGAAGGCATTTTGCGGCTGCGGGGCAACTGGCGCGTCCACACCACGGCGTCCGGCACCGCCATTCCCGCCATGCCGACACTGCATCCGGCCTATCTGCTCCGAACCCCGGCGCACAAGAAGCTGGCGTGGCGGGATTTCCTCGAAGTGAAGGCGAAGCTGCGGGCGCTGGGCTGA
- a CDS encoding helix-turn-helix domain-containing protein, whose product MTSAQTSAGSLIREWRTRRRMSQLDLAMEAEISQRHLSFVESGRAAPSRDMVLHLAEQLSIPLRQRNQLLLAAGFAPSFGERSLSDATLAPAMAAVEIVLRGHEPFPALAVDRHWNLVSANAAIGPFLADVAEASLLAPPVNVLRLSLHPGGIAPRIVNLGEWRAHLLDRLKHQNDASGDPVLVELERELRTYPSGLRGSRPVPVEPNAIVHPLRLAHGDAVLSFISTITVFGTPLDVTLSELAIESFFPADEQTRTVLVRLAKERADLS is encoded by the coding sequence ATGACATCAGCACAGACCTCCGCCGGCAGCCTCATTCGCGAATGGCGCACGCGCCGGCGCATGTCGCAGCTCGACCTCGCCATGGAAGCCGAGATCTCGCAGCGGCACCTGAGTTTCGTCGAAAGCGGCCGCGCCGCACCGTCGCGCGACATGGTGCTTCATCTGGCCGAGCAGCTGTCGATTCCGCTGCGGCAGCGCAACCAGCTGCTGCTGGCCGCGGGCTTTGCCCCGAGCTTCGGCGAGCGCTCGCTCAGCGATGCCACACTGGCGCCGGCGATGGCTGCCGTCGAGATCGTGCTTAGGGGGCATGAGCCGTTCCCGGCGCTTGCCGTCGACCGGCATTGGAACCTGGTTTCGGCCAATGCGGCGATCGGCCCGTTCCTGGCCGATGTCGCTGAGGCCTCCCTGCTGGCGCCGCCGGTCAACGTGCTTCGTCTCAGCCTGCATCCAGGCGGCATCGCGCCGCGCATCGTCAACCTGGGGGAATGGCGCGCCCATCTGCTCGACCGGCTGAAGCACCAGAACGACGCCTCCGGCGACCCCGTGTTGGTCGAACTGGAGCGCGAGCTGCGGACCTACCCGTCCGGCCTTAGAGGTAGCCGGCCGGTACCGGTCGAGCCGAACGCGATCGTGCATCCGCTGCGGCTTGCGCATGGCGATGCGGTGCTGTCGTTCATCAGCACCATCACCGTGTTCGGCACACCGCTCGACGTGACGCTGTCGGAACTGGCGATCGAATCCTTCTTCCCCGCCGACGAGCAGACGCGGACTGTGCTGGTGCGATTGGCGAAGGAGCGGGCCGATCTGTCGTGA
- a CDS encoding DMT family transporter: MLKIVSVAVFVGMASCIKAAGTVPAGQIVFFRSFFAIFPIIVFLAFQGKLGTAFSTKRPLNHIARGIVGVCAMGLGFFALTRLPLPEAITLNYAQPLLVVVFSSIFLGEAIRVYRWSAVGVGLIGVLIISWPELTLLSSGAALDDQEVLGVIAALVAAAISAVAMLLVRNLVQSERTATIVLWFSVTASVVALLSLPFGWQALTPLQAGLLIAAGFCGGLGQILMTAAYRHAEASVVAPFEYTSMILGVVVGYLVFGDVATLNMLVGGLIVVAAGIFIIWRERQLGLERTRTRKAAPPQG, translated from the coding sequence ATGCTCAAGATCGTGTCGGTGGCGGTTTTCGTAGGCATGGCGTCCTGCATCAAGGCGGCGGGTACGGTGCCTGCCGGGCAGATCGTCTTCTTCCGCTCCTTCTTTGCCATCTTTCCGATCATCGTCTTCCTCGCCTTCCAGGGAAAACTCGGCACCGCGTTCTCGACCAAACGGCCGCTCAACCACATTGCGCGCGGCATTGTCGGCGTCTGCGCCATGGGCCTCGGCTTCTTCGCGCTGACGCGGCTGCCGCTGCCGGAGGCGATCACGCTGAACTATGCGCAGCCGCTGCTGGTCGTAGTGTTCAGTTCGATCTTCCTCGGCGAAGCCATCCGCGTCTATCGCTGGAGCGCGGTCGGGGTCGGCCTGATCGGCGTGCTGATCATCTCATGGCCGGAACTGACTCTGTTGAGCTCTGGCGCAGCACTCGACGACCAGGAGGTGCTCGGCGTCATCGCCGCCCTTGTCGCGGCGGCGATCTCTGCCGTGGCCATGCTTTTGGTGCGCAACCTCGTCCAGAGCGAGCGGACGGCGACCATCGTGTTGTGGTTTTCGGTAACGGCAAGCGTCGTCGCGCTGTTGTCGCTGCCCTTCGGCTGGCAGGCGCTGACACCACTGCAGGCGGGTCTGCTGATTGCCGCAGGCTTCTGCGGCGGGCTGGGCCAGATCCTGATGACGGCCGCCTATCGTCATGCCGAAGCCTCGGTCGTGGCGCCGTTTGAATACACCTCGATGATCCTCGGCGTCGTCGTCGGCTATCTCGTCTTTGGCGATGTCGCTACGCTCAACATGCTTGTCGGCGGCCTGATCGTCGTCGCCGCCGGCATCTTCATCATCTGGCGCGAGCGCCAGCTTGGCCTTGAGCGCACCCGCACCCGCAAGGCAGCCCCGCCACAAGGGTGA